A single window of Cetobacterium sp. 8H DNA harbors:
- a CDS encoding pyocin knob domain-containing protein, with protein MPKDEKQIKEITDNDLDTGKDLVTENYELEILTLKDKVDLRRFSRSFLRVDKLLKSIFTGKEDKFSKNSGFNKVKTDLAENDTNKVFSAKGAFDLKTYLVTNYTTLMNNIRDNLTNSINTKLSHGGYDGTGQQLKNDIDVINNNRFKIKAKPIGNTLTNTDLNTIVDNGFYVSISSGNLITNTPTSETAFELTVTGATDGRVGYKTQLFKSLGGNSYYVRTNTHWSEHSWTTWRKLVTDDALKKVSDESFKRCKFLQNGLPTIESILYLEPGIYNVAAKPIFGIGSNYYTVQRLNGAVETGDNVVIVYEAGSGSKFWITSFNSNNWTGWKEFNHCPYKIGDFYLTGNVKNPALVWHGTSWELIEGRMLIGAKSGQFNLGTTGGNQNIKLTREQLPRHRFQVDSFSLGRGTMNIIGSLGTPTKEGAVEGTGAFAVKTNTSSGRSAGSGGGGVAWSFDASRAWTGTTTAASPYTNYIGNDDAINIMNPYLAINIWKRIG; from the coding sequence TTGCCTAAAGATGAAAAACAGATAAAAGAAATAACAGATAATGATTTAGATACAGGAAAAGATCTTGTAACAGAAAATTATGAATTAGAAATTTTAACATTGAAAGACAAAGTCGATTTAAGAAGATTTTCTAGATCATTCTTAAGAGTGGATAAATTATTAAAAAGTATTTTTACAGGAAAGGAAGATAAGTTCTCTAAAAATAGTGGATTTAATAAAGTTAAAACGGATTTAGCAGAAAATGATACAAATAAAGTTTTCTCTGCTAAAGGTGCGTTTGATTTAAAAACTTATTTAGTAACCAATTATACAACTTTGATGAATAATATTAGAGATAATTTAACTAATTCTATAAATACAAAGCTTTCACATGGTGGTTATGATGGAACTGGTCAGCAATTAAAAAATGATATAGATGTTATTAATAATAATAGATTCAAAATAAAGGCTAAACCAATAGGAAATACATTAACAAATACAGATTTAAACACTATAGTGGACAATGGATTTTATGTATCAATAAGTTCAGGTAATTTAATTACAAATACCCCAACTTCAGAAACTGCATTTGAACTAACTGTTACAGGAGCTACAGATGGAAGAGTAGGTTATAAGACTCAATTATTTAAAAGTTTAGGTGGTAATAGTTATTATGTAAGAACCAACACACATTGGAGTGAGCATAGCTGGACAACGTGGAGAAAACTTGTAACTGATGATGCTCTTAAAAAAGTGAGTGATGAATCATTTAAGAGGTGTAAATTTCTTCAAAATGGTCTTCCTACAATAGAATCTATACTATATTTAGAACCTGGTATTTATAATGTGGCTGCGAAACCTATTTTTGGTATTGGTAGTAACTACTATACTGTTCAAAGACTAAATGGTGCTGTTGAGACAGGAGATAATGTTGTTATTGTATATGAAGCTGGTTCTGGATCCAAGTTTTGGATTACAAGTTTTAATAGTAATAATTGGACAGGATGGAAAGAGTTTAATCATTGTCCCTATAAAATAGGCGATTTTTATTTAACAGGTAATGTTAAAAATCCAGCTCTTGTATGGCATGGGACATCTTGGGAATTAATTGAAGGAAGAATGTTAATAGGTGCTAAGTCAGGACAATTTAACTTAGGTACAACAGGTGGAAATCAAAATATAAAGCTTACAAGAGAACAATTACCACGACATAGGTTTCAAGTGGATAGCTTTAGTTTAGGAAGAGGAACAATGAATATAATAGGTTCCTTAGGAACACCAACAAAAGAAGGCGCTGTAGAAGGAACAGGAGCTTTTGCCGTTAAGACAAATACTTCTAGTGGTAGATCTGCTGGTAGCGGTGGTGGTGGAGTTGCTTGGAGTTTTGATGCTTCTAGAGCATGGACAGGAACAACAACAGCAGCAAGTCCTTATACCAATTATATTGGAAATGATGACGCTATAAATATAATGAACCCATATTTAGCAATTAATATTTGGAAGAGAATAGGATAG
- a CDS encoding phage holin family protein, translating into MEGREIKNIFENLLNYLHNLIFWLSAGFVSAIGGIDGDIRVLFCLTIIDCITGFLKAIKERNVLSKKMYIGFILRKPAIYLAIMTMNQLDKSSFLNDINISLRVCMITGCIIMESISIMENLTKLGIKFPGIIENILAVKKEKLDKEK; encoded by the coding sequence TTGGAGGGGAGAGAAATAAAAAATATTTTTGAGAATTTACTTAATTATCTACATAATTTAATCTTTTGGCTTAGTGCAGGATTTGTAAGTGCTATTGGTGGAATAGATGGAGATATAAGAGTTTTATTTTGCTTAACTATTATAGATTGTATTACAGGATTTTTAAAAGCTATTAAAGAGAGAAATGTTTTATCCAAAAAAATGTATATAGGGTTTATCCTCAGAAAGCCAGCTATATATCTTGCTATTATGACAATGAATCAATTAGATAAATCTAGTTTTTTAAATGATATAAATATTTCACTTAGAGTTTGCATGATTACTGGTTGCATTATCATGGAGTCGATATCTATAATGGAAAATTTAACAAAATTAGGTATAAAATTTCCTGGTATTATAGAAAATATATTAGCAGTAAAAAAAGAAAAGCTAGATAAAGAAAAATGA